The following proteins come from a genomic window of Lolium rigidum isolate FL_2022 chromosome 5, APGP_CSIRO_Lrig_0.1, whole genome shotgun sequence:
- the LOC124651368 gene encoding uncharacterized protein LOC124651368 has product MSTLPPEARAITAAAAPDLSLHISPPSPDTAVAAVKRHHFLEVLHRPTQTHGFKESSFAVARPAGGGRKRSSRAPRMRWTTALHAHFVRAVQLLGGHERATPKSVLELMSVKDLTLAHMYRTVKGTDKSCVAGHGQTRDMGFLRRGAIGDDVIPRFHESNCDMVNHTTNRRSDSPAGEQDHQDAWKRRAAADAMVPLTISEPRQDRFHTGKPSPASYTSSSSRDDADDTESFRWSAVPRRRLRYHEGGDGGCAGDRRELQYQQGAAVAMAPSLEMRLGRQGWQQMESSASSASNELTPILKCL; this is encoded by the exons ATGAGCACTCTTCCTCCCGAGGCTCGTGCTATTACTGCAGCAGCGGCTCCTGATCTCTCCCTGCACATCAGCCCTCCTTCGCCGGACACGGCCGTGGCAGCGGTGAAGAGGCACCACTTCCTGGAGGTACTACACCGGCCGACCCAGACCCATGGGTTCAAGGAGAGCTCGTTTGCCGTGGCGAGGCCTGCGGGTGGTGGCAGGAAGAGGAGCTCGAGGGCTCCTAGGATGCGGTGGACCACCGCGCTCCACGCGCACTTCGTGCGTGCCGTCCAACTCCTCGGTGGCCATGAGA GAGCTACACCAAAGTCAGTCTTGGAACTGATGAGCGTGAAGGATCTTACACTGGCACAC ATGTACAGAACAGTGAAGGGCACAGATAaatcatgtgttgcag GCCACGGCCAGACCAGAGACATGGGCTTTCTGAGAAGGGGTGCCATTGGTGATGACGTGATCCCTAGATTTCATGAGTCCAACTGCGACATGGTCAATCATACGACTAATAG GAGGTCAGATTCACCAGCTGGAGAGCAGGATCATCAGGACGCATGGAAGAGACGGGCAGCAGCAGACGCAATGGTGCCATTGACGATCTCCGAACCACGCCAGGATCGCTTCCACACCGGAAAGCCGTCGCCAGCGAGctacaccagcagcagcagccgcgaCGACGCCGATGATACCGAGAGCTTCAGATGGTCAGCGGTGCCACGGCGGCGGCTGCGCTACCACGAGGGCGGCGATGGCGGCTGTGCAGGTGACCGCCGTGAGCTGCAGTACCAGCAAGGCGCAGCCGTGGCCATGGCACCGAGCCTGGAGATGAGGCTGGGTAGGCAGGGGTGGCAGCAGATGGAGTCCTCGGCGTCATCAGCCTCCAATGAGCTAACCCCGATACTCAAATGCTTGTGA